The sequence CCCTCACTCCTATACGAAATTTTAATTGCAAACATGGAGAGTGAGTAGGGATAGAGGGAGAAAGAAACATTCGGTGGAGCTGATTTGGGAGATTTTTCCGCCACAACTAGCAGCTACATAGCTTACGACCGTGTCGTGCTATAGGAAACAACCCAACGACAAGAAAGAGGTAACTATCGAAGGCTCCTCATGGTTTGAGCCTTATAGGCTAATTGCATACCCTCTTGCAAGCTAAACTTACTGGTGTAGGGCACCGACACGCTGATCTACAGACCTTAACCTCAAGAGCGGCaagattatttaaaaaaaaatgacgaACCACTTATAGGTTCAAACCATTACCCTTAGGTTACCGATTATCGAACCCATATTGCAATTAATGGTATGTGTAGTGAGTAGATGTTTGCATGCTAATCAGTGTATATTTGTTCAATTAATTGCTTTCgataattttcaaaatttgcGTAATGTAGCTTGAACATCTAATTGCATGTCATAATAGAGAGAAATTACTTAAATTTCTTGTTCATGCTCCATATTATTCTCCTACATACACGCCTAATTTTGCCTTTTCACATGTGAATTGTGATAATTTGGGTAGTACGCTTGCATGTTCGATAAATTGCCTAAATCAAGTAAAACCCTCATGATTTATTGTTTTGTATTCCTTACTATTCTTACGACGAGTAAAACATGCAGTGTACTAATTGATTGTGGCTAATTGGTTAATCTGGTTAGCTGACAAACCATAAAACTTGGAAGGATAGCCCTACTTAGGGTGGCTGCCTCAGGCTAGTCTGACTAACCTAGGTTGAACACAGACAAATCAACAATAGTTGGACGACACAGGATAATTGCAGAGTTCACCCGAGTCAACCGAACTAGTCTACTAGCTGACCAACTATGTGTGTCTATCATGTATGACCACGCCCGCTTGAATCTGAAGCACCCTGCACCCCAAAGAGGCCTACTCATGACCATTAGTGTTATGATCCCCGAGCCTCGGGGAggcgggtatggtggtatgagatactatgtTCACGTTGTTGGCCTAtattagggtgacgagcctccttatAGTGACTGCGagcaatttaattcataatattTCCCATCATATGAGTTCAtctgggagtgacgaacccagacAGATTAAGGATAGTAGGCACGGGGCCGTTACGGGCACCCTTGGGCCTAGTGATCGGGTTAGGGACATCGATAAAACAGAGGTGTTTCGGCTTCCCCAATCTTGTTGGATGAATGTAACTTGAATAAAATACTCGGATAACATGATCACTCGTCGCATTGCATTAGTACAGGTTGTAGCAATTTAGGCATTGTGGTCGTGTGATAGAGTGTTGGTATTTACGAATGAGGCGTCGAAGTCGCTATGAGGGAGTGTTGAATTGTGAGGACATGCACCATCTCATAAtaacatgcacatgcattaacaagagtatatatgaattgaatgtttaAGTTGTTTTATCATTATCTGTGCTCATGGAATTGATAACATTCGTAACTTAATgctaatggaaccattgagttgatcactcactcccactctaagacAATGTTTTAAAATATCAACCAGACTCTATCATAAATGAAGGTACCCCGGAGTCCGACACATTAGAGGAGGCATCCGTGGACTCCAAGGAGGAGTTTTTATATTTATAGCTGTTGGGTGGGCCACTATAGGTTGCTTTAGGGGCAGCGATAGATTTTGAGTTTAGACATTTTGCATTTTAGAACCGTATGTATTTTTGCTGGGATACGGTCCCATACACTAGACATACACATCTTCTCGATTAGTCATACTTTAAGTTAGAATTTGCATCCATTTCAGTGCACGTCGCGTGATCCATCTTACATTCCTCAAATGCTATTATGCCAAGTAAAATAAACCATACAATCTGCTTCCACAATGCATAAGTGATACCCGGAATATGAGGAGTCGAGTATTCACTCGGCACCTGagattcagggtgttacaacctTATACACCTTCTCTAATGATGTGGTCTCCCTAaatcatatataaatataatttttaagCCTTTCGCCTAATATGGGTTGACACACCTGATGGTTGGGAATTTTACATGAAcattacggtgtggcccacccgaggatGGACCCCATAATCTCTTGACATATTTGCACTCGGGGAGTGTCATTTTTAAGcttgatagatgtgttttatcataTACTAAGAGAGTTGGTGGAGAATTTAATCATTGGATATAGGGCTATGTTTCATTGATTCAAACTATTTATACAGTGGGATCTTGTTGGCCTGGCTAACATCTCTCTCGATCTAACATTGCGCAATGCTACGGACACACATGCATTCATTTCTCACTTGTTGGAAAATGCCACCGACCCTGCTATGAAGAAATGGCTTAACAGTTGCCAGAAAAATTACGACTATGCGCTTGCTGGGATCAGAGATACATTCAGGGACATTGCTTCTAAGGATTATGAGAgtatgattttcactgttgataTCGTTGGTGCTCAAGCTCTAATATGCGAACATTCGTTCGGAGAGAAGGGTCATAAATCCCCATTGAATCACAGAAATAACGACCTGAATCGTCTTTCTAACATCGTTGGGGCCATTGCATCTATCCTTATGCCACCGGAACGGGATGATTGATTTCCTTCACTCAAAGTTGCTCGAGTTCTcttcaataaaataaatatgttTGCTTATCTTTAATGAAGATTGTTACAATGTG is a genomic window of Magnolia sinica isolate HGM2019 chromosome 15, MsV1, whole genome shotgun sequence containing:
- the LOC131226834 gene encoding putative invertase inhibitor → MKEISRWSASKEVVSLWSAYKEWDLVGLANISLDLTLRNATDTHAFISHLLENATDPAMKKWLNSCQKNYDYALAGIRDTFRDIASKDYESMIFTVDIVGAQALICEHSFGEKGHKSPLNHRNNDLNRLSNIVGAIASILMPPERDD